In a genomic window of Vibrio marisflavi CECT 7928:
- a CDS encoding zonular occludens toxin domain-containing protein, whose amino-acid sequence MAVYFVTGKLGAGKSLTSVGRIRDAFYRGVPVATNLDIRLVPMLGRKTKQTRLFRVPDKPSLADLEALGNGNPSYDESKNGLLVLDECGTWFNSRTWNDKSRQDVINWFLHARKLGWDIIFIVQDISIVDKQARLALAEHTVFCRRLDRMQIPILSALIQTISLGVIKLKLPKLHVGIVKYGDSAQSITVDKWMLWGSDLYASYDTKQAFSDHYNKGTYSVLPTWYTHGRYSVTLTLRNVMRLTKIYARKFSRFTMFALGALLSLGVSLYFSPNTEVIQTTEPISKTVKRLDLSGYKIASYMNAPNRPLSFELDNNGKRISSVQLLELGYTFQSTSRCNITISQGSHHEKLHC is encoded by the coding sequence ATGGCTGTTTACTTTGTCACGGGTAAACTTGGCGCAGGCAAATCGCTGACTTCTGTAGGCCGAATACGCGACGCCTTTTATCGCGGTGTACCTGTCGCAACGAATCTCGATATACGCCTTGTTCCAATGCTGGGTAGAAAAACTAAGCAAACACGATTGTTTCGAGTGCCAGATAAGCCAAGTCTTGCGGATTTAGAAGCGCTTGGTAATGGCAACCCCAGTTACGATGAATCAAAAAATGGTCTATTAGTCCTTGATGAATGCGGTACATGGTTTAACTCCAGAACGTGGAACGACAAATCGCGCCAAGATGTGATCAACTGGTTCTTACATGCTAGAAAGCTTGGTTGGGATATTATTTTTATTGTTCAAGATATCTCGATTGTCGATAAACAAGCGCGCTTGGCCTTAGCCGAACATACGGTGTTTTGCCGCCGTCTCGATAGAATGCAGATCCCTATTTTATCGGCACTGATTCAGACCATTAGCCTTGGCGTGATTAAACTAAAACTGCCAAAACTGCATGTTGGCATCGTGAAATATGGTGATAGTGCTCAGTCCATCACGGTTGATAAATGGATGCTTTGGGGCAGTGATTTATACGCCAGTTACGATACTAAACAGGCTTTTTCCGACCACTACAACAAAGGGACATACAGCGTTTTACCCACATGGTACACACATGGACGCTACAGTGTCACGTTAACCCTGAGAAATGTTATGCGCTTAACTAAAATCTACGCGCGGAAGTTCTCGCGCTTTACCATGTTTGCCCTCGGTGCCCTGCTCTCACTTGGTGTGTCGCTTTACTTTTCGCCCAATACCGAAGTGATCCAAACTACTGAACCCATCAGCAAAACAGTCAAGCGACTAGATTTGTCGGGCTATAAAATCGCCAGCTACATGAACGCACCGAACAGGCCGTTGTCGTTTGAACTGGACAACAACGGAAAACGAATTAGCAGCGTTCAGCTTCTAGAGCTTGGGTACACATTTCAAAGCACATCTCGATGTAATATCACAATAAGCCAAGGTAGCCACCATGAAAAACTGCACTGTTAG
- a CDS encoding DUF5455 family protein yields the protein MAIAILPLVSSIAGALSIPALAMFFGNLAAQMIAWFAAKVTKQAAINLTVIIMVIGLAAGLAAGIYALLTGVSYLTPPFLNEAFSFFVPNNAVPCFSACISARFMRWVWEWQAYAIMKVAGV from the coding sequence ATGGCGATTGCAATTTTACCACTCGTATCCAGCATTGCAGGTGCGCTAAGTATTCCAGCACTGGCAATGTTTTTTGGTAACTTGGCGGCGCAGATGATTGCTTGGTTTGCCGCCAAAGTTACTAAGCAAGCCGCGATTAACTTAACCGTGATTATCATGGTGATTGGATTGGCCGCAGGTCTGGCGGCTGGTATTTATGCCTTGCTCACTGGGGTTTCGTATCTGACACCGCCTTTTCTTAATGAAGCGTTTTCGTTCTTTGTACCCAACAATGCAGTACCGTGTTTTAGTGCCTGTATCTCTGCGCGTTTCATGCGCTGGGTGTGGGAATGGCAAGCGTACGCGATCATGAAAGTTGCAGGTGTGTAG
- a CDS encoding major coat protein — MNKLKQHYGKWLAVVTTPFLFAPMAHAALSTDAQAAVDAVSTTASDFVTEAWAIAIVCVVGFTGIKLFKKAISKAT; from the coding sequence ATGAACAAACTTAAGCAACATTATGGAAAGTGGTTAGCAGTGGTGACAACTCCTTTTCTTTTCGCACCCATGGCACACGCGGCCTTGTCTACCGATGCTCAAGCGGCTGTTGATGCAGTCTCAACAACCGCGTCTGACTTTGTAACTGAAGCTTGGGCAATTGCGATTGTCTGTGTGGTGGGTTTCACTGGCATCAAGCTGTTCAAGAAAGCGATCAGCAAAGCGACGTAA
- a CDS encoding chemotaxis protein encodes MKIEGLILDESDIIQESKVNRSTGETQLTGKLNLITTNPTDTIEVKISPDLWAKGEAGSLLKGLVGKRHQFDVEYRQFSFGNDEGKHVSLNGFHLFSLPSAK; translated from the coding sequence ATGAAAATAGAAGGATTAATACTCGATGAATCAGACATTATTCAAGAATCGAAAGTCAATCGCTCTACGGGTGAAACTCAGCTTACGGGAAAACTTAATCTCATCACCACTAACCCAACCGACACCATCGAGGTCAAAATCAGCCCCGACTTATGGGCAAAAGGCGAAGCCGGATCGCTCTTAAAAGGTTTGGTCGGAAAACGTCACCAATTCGATGTGGAGTATCGCCAGTTTAGCTTTGGTAATGATGAAGGTAAGCACGTTTCGCTGAATGGCTTTCACCTGTTCAGTTTGCCAAGCGCTAAGTAG
- a CDS encoding replication endonuclease — protein MRRWTLDLATGKRELVRFEQVSVNRPFTSSSYDYQLDLTKPIKDHRRPDYPRAFLLNQNHDDVIYSHDVSDVSKKVSASPCVNLPRGFKRNGDFCKDMLRVYSDVCQQKDSVEAVRQLQSAHERLTRHGYSSAMADDDIRRLADTKSRQFLKSVRVLPTVDEQFEKVVELLADLGLAFTEAAIKKATDNDELFSLVNRALDENWLVRQLRRKCAYEVEQVARDLALVQRSKQIYCSDFSLNRHRDRRNSNEIALDNTVAFDEENPDNWFTLKELSEKSVSNPSIRRGEMFVRLRGFEEIAQESGHDAVFFTTTAPSRFHAVSKGSINKNWIEAGKPDAKSAHRHLMSVWQQLGKTLSQHDIKLYGMRIVEPHQDGTPHHHLLLFLDRKHTKFVVSEFRRLSLKDSPNEAGASQYRFKCEHIDWSKGSAVGYVAKYVSKNIDGAHISTDKDTNLNGLDAAERVVTWSRLNNIRQFQFIGGPSVTVWRELRRLREEFQEDDAMLTDLSEPEHFLLEKVRRSADEGDWKAFCYAMGGVQVKRRDQTVKVQYSVPDTIQKLLVSGEFTPTRFGDMAQARVNGLLFRDIFLATRFRNWKVENKEQFLRAQRGIMTNVVDYFDALEREQEYQRMADERYQEYEHYVEQCEELQALIYSGHLEIDACSSVGAAPPDWMH, from the coding sequence ATGCGTCGTTGGACTTTAGATTTGGCTACAGGCAAACGTGAGCTCGTTCGTTTTGAACAAGTCAGCGTGAATCGCCCGTTTACTTCAAGTTCGTATGATTACCAATTGGATTTAACTAAGCCAATCAAAGACCACCGTCGTCCAGATTATCCTCGCGCATTTCTTCTTAATCAAAATCATGACGACGTGATTTATTCTCACGACGTGTCTGACGTTTCGAAAAAAGTTTCTGCGAGTCCGTGTGTGAATCTTCCGCGTGGCTTCAAACGTAACGGCGACTTTTGCAAAGACATGCTGCGTGTGTATTCCGATGTGTGTCAGCAAAAAGATTCTGTTGAAGCTGTTCGACAATTACAATCTGCGCACGAACGTTTAACTCGTCACGGTTACAGTTCTGCAATGGCCGATGATGACATTCGTCGATTGGCTGATACTAAGTCACGCCAGTTTTTAAAATCCGTTCGAGTTTTGCCAACCGTCGATGAACAATTTGAAAAAGTCGTCGAGCTTCTGGCTGACTTGGGTTTGGCATTTACCGAAGCTGCCATTAAAAAAGCCACAGACAATGACGAATTGTTTTCACTGGTGAATCGTGCGCTCGATGAAAACTGGCTCGTTCGACAGCTTCGTCGCAAATGTGCTTATGAAGTTGAACAAGTGGCTCGTGATTTGGCGCTGGTTCAACGCTCAAAACAGATTTATTGCTCGGATTTCTCGTTAAATCGTCACCGTGATCGCCGTAATTCCAATGAGATTGCCTTAGATAATACGGTCGCATTTGACGAAGAAAACCCAGATAACTGGTTTACTTTAAAGGAGTTATCTGAGAAATCGGTATCGAATCCAAGTATCAGGCGCGGTGAAATGTTCGTCAGATTGCGTGGATTTGAAGAAATCGCCCAAGAATCTGGCCATGACGCGGTGTTCTTTACTACAACTGCCCCATCCCGCTTTCACGCTGTGTCTAAAGGATCAATCAATAAAAACTGGATCGAAGCTGGCAAGCCTGACGCAAAATCGGCTCATCGACACTTAATGTCTGTGTGGCAACAGCTCGGTAAAACGCTTTCTCAGCATGACATCAAGCTTTATGGGATGAGAATCGTCGAACCCCACCAAGATGGTACGCCACATCATCACCTTTTGCTGTTTTTGGATCGTAAACACACCAAGTTTGTTGTTTCCGAATTTCGCCGTTTATCGCTTAAAGATTCACCAAACGAAGCCGGAGCCAGCCAATATCGGTTCAAATGTGAGCACATTGACTGGTCAAAAGGCTCTGCTGTTGGATATGTCGCCAAATACGTCAGCAAAAATATAGATGGTGCGCATATATCGACTGATAAAGATACAAATCTCAATGGTTTAGACGCTGCGGAACGTGTTGTGACGTGGTCACGTTTAAATAATATCAGACAGTTTCAGTTCATTGGTGGCCCGTCGGTTACCGTTTGGCGCGAGCTCCGTCGTTTGCGCGAAGAATTTCAAGAGGACGATGCCATGCTCACTGACTTAAGTGAACCTGAACATTTTTTATTGGAGAAAGTTCGCCGCTCAGCTGACGAAGGCGATTGGAAAGCGTTTTGTTATGCCATGGGTGGCGTTCAAGTGAAACGCAGAGATCAAACGGTCAAAGTTCAATACTCAGTGCCAGACACAATTCAGAAATTGTTGGTGTCTGGAGAGTTCACCCCTACCCGTTTTGGCGACATGGCTCAGGCTCGTGTGAATGGTTTGCTGTTCCGCGACATTTTCTTAGCGACACGTTTCCGTAATTGGAAAGTCGAGAACAAAGAACAGTTCCTACGTGCTCAACGCGGAATCATGACCAACGTCGTTGACTACTTCGACGCACTCGAACGCGAACAAGAATACCAACGCATGGCCGACGAACGTTATCAAGAATACGAGCACTATGTTGAGCAGTGCGAAGAGCTTCAAGCGCTTATTTATTCTGGGCACTTAGAGATTGATGCGTGCAGTTCGGTGGGCGCAGCCCCGCCGGACTGGATGCATTAA
- a CDS encoding DUF3693 domain-containing protein produces the protein MYSNDLLDAYKKAQNYVQDKQIAHDLALQANKISKIRKGVRQLTDEEAIFLAKGAGVDPEIALLGCQADRNENPAVKAVWESIAKKFNGQGLRAISMASAGLALVLMPDFAHASQCALCTLC, from the coding sequence ATGTACTCAAACGATCTATTAGATGCCTACAAAAAGGCTCAAAACTACGTACAAGACAAGCAGATTGCACATGACTTGGCGTTGCAAGCTAATAAAATCAGTAAAATTCGAAAAGGTGTTCGCCAACTTACTGATGAAGAAGCAATATTTTTAGCGAAAGGCGCAGGAGTCGATCCAGAGATCGCATTGTTAGGATGCCAAGCAGACCGCAATGAAAACCCAGCGGTTAAAGCGGTTTGGGAAAGTATTGCAAAAAAGTTTAACGGCCAAGGATTACGAGCAATATCAATGGCTAGCGCGGGTTTGGCCTTGGTTCTGATGCCCGATTTTGCTCATGCGTCCCAGTGCGCATTATGTACGTTATGTTAA
- the yciH gene encoding stress response translation initiation inhibitor YciH — protein MSLVYSTEVGRIKPEQEKIERPKGDGIVRIQRQTKGRKGKGVCIVTGLDLDDAPLKLLAAELKKTCGCGGSVKDGAIEIQGDAREKIQAYLEKKGYKVKLAGG, from the coding sequence ATGAGTCTAGTGTATTCTACAGAAGTCGGTCGTATTAAACCGGAACAAGAAAAAATTGAACGTCCTAAGGGAGATGGCATTGTACGTATTCAGCGCCAAACCAAGGGAAGAAAAGGCAAAGGCGTTTGTATTGTTACCGGGCTTGATCTCGACGACGCGCCATTAAAGCTACTTGCAGCAGAGCTTAAAAAAACCTGTGGCTGTGGTGGTTCTGTAAAGGACGGAGCGATAGAAATCCAAGGCGACGCACGAGAGAAAATTCAAGCGTATCTAGAGAAAAAAGGCTACAAAGTTAAACTAGCTGGCGGTTAA
- a CDS encoding DUF3319 domain-containing protein, which produces MAITLYRGFNLKTSGDSKQIWQVQIKESTLVGSLNAIKKSVDWYVETNSIIDPREFENVGKRPDTSDKAMQEDFNGFTLKNDTGEANGWYCFFNGRLIKGSRLALERHIQAYLIAKKKAQQQQQQKK; this is translated from the coding sequence ATGGCAATAACTCTATATCGGGGCTTCAACCTAAAAACAAGCGGTGACTCCAAGCAGATATGGCAGGTGCAAATCAAAGAAAGCACCTTGGTTGGCAGCCTTAACGCAATAAAAAAGAGCGTCGATTGGTACGTTGAGACAAACTCCATTATCGATCCAAGAGAATTCGAGAACGTAGGGAAACGGCCCGATACATCAGACAAAGCAATGCAAGAAGATTTCAATGGTTTCACGTTGAAAAATGATACTGGTGAAGCCAATGGATGGTACTGTTTTTTTAATGGCAGGTTAATTAAAGGCAGTAGGCTTGCACTAGAGAGGCACATACAGGCATACTTGATCGCTAAGAAAAAAGCGCAGCAACAACAGCAACAAAAGAAGTAA
- a CDS encoding tyrosine-type recombinase/integrase — protein sequence MRKNIRIISDTDALRHKIAEFSQPIGLEQMDCLTESQYSKNSLLAMVKDWNLYVEFCVEKGVNPLPASATAVRQYVERLATKRKYATVRRNTVTIGLLHRILSQTDPTTNSQVRNVLTQIRLNKHGDAKQATPLQLHHIKRLEKLCSKSPTIQEIRDIAICYVMFECAMKRSELKSLVFSNIAVNGADTYIQLGDSNYRLSEQACRALTQWNDLVAVQEGCVFRAIDKHGNIASNPMDDSSIYRVMRRVGDKLGVSALSGQSLRVGAVKELAKQGLKPRDIQLFGRWLSPAMPYQYLGNVEQAETEKIVFKTIKPWR from the coding sequence ATGAGAAAAAACATTAGAATTATTAGTGACACCGACGCGCTACGTCACAAAATTGCTGAGTTTTCGCAACCAATTGGCCTAGAACAAATGGATTGTTTGACGGAGAGCCAATATTCGAAAAATTCTTTGCTCGCAATGGTGAAAGATTGGAATCTATATGTCGAGTTTTGTGTGGAAAAAGGTGTTAATCCTCTACCCGCTTCGGCTACTGCAGTAAGACAATATGTCGAACGATTAGCTACAAAACGAAAGTATGCGACTGTCAGAAGGAATACTGTCACCATTGGCCTATTACATAGAATTTTGAGCCAAACAGATCCCACGACCAACTCGCAAGTACGCAATGTTCTAACTCAAATACGCTTAAACAAACACGGCGATGCAAAGCAAGCGACACCTTTACAACTGCACCACATTAAGAGACTTGAAAAGCTTTGCTCTAAGTCTCCAACTATCCAAGAAATACGCGACATTGCTATTTGCTACGTGATGTTTGAGTGCGCAATGAAACGTTCAGAGCTAAAAAGCTTGGTATTTTCTAATATCGCAGTGAATGGAGCCGATACATATATCCAACTAGGAGATTCAAACTACCGCCTAAGCGAACAAGCGTGTCGTGCTCTAACTCAATGGAATGATTTAGTAGCGGTTCAAGAAGGCTGTGTTTTCCGCGCTATTGATAAACATGGCAACATTGCAAGCAACCCCATGGATGATTCTTCTATCTATCGTGTAATGCGACGAGTTGGAGATAAACTGGGAGTTAGCGCTTTGTCTGGACAATCTTTAAGAGTTGGGGCGGTAAAAGAGCTAGCAAAACAAGGATTGAAGCCAAGAGACATTCAATTATTTGGCCGCTGGTTAAGTCCAGCAATGCCCTATCAATATCTAGGAAATGTAGAGCAAGCTGAAACTGAAAAAATTGTATTTAAAACTATAAAACCTTGGCGCTAA
- a CDS encoding D-alanine--D-alanine ligase encodes MTKKTILLLCGGGSAEHEVSLVSAKYVYEQLKQNEDFDVIRVEIRAAGWFNDKEQLCYLDTNTASINCSTSSEKIDFVVPCIHGYPGETGDIQSMLELAGIPYLGCGPEASTNCFNKITSKLWYDTLSIPNTPYLFLSSNDPQSYDRAKNALEKWGSVFVKAARQGSSVGCYKVAQLEQLESSISAAFEYSDQVLVEKALKPRELEVAAYEVDGELFITKPGEIIAPEGGFYTYDEKYSADSHSVTEVEAKGLTKEQQADIKEYAHRVFKHLRLRHLSRIDFFLTEDGEIFLNEVNTFPGMTPISMFPKMLQNNGHDFSDFLTSCVNSN; translated from the coding sequence ATGACGAAAAAGACAATTTTGCTCCTTTGTGGAGGCGGTTCTGCTGAACATGAAGTTTCTTTGGTCTCTGCAAAATATGTGTATGAGCAACTGAAACAAAACGAAGATTTCGATGTGATTCGAGTCGAGATCCGGGCAGCGGGTTGGTTCAACGATAAAGAGCAGCTTTGTTACTTAGATACCAATACTGCTTCAATTAACTGCTCAACTTCGTCAGAGAAAATAGATTTTGTTGTTCCCTGTATTCATGGTTATCCAGGTGAAACGGGCGACATTCAGTCGATGCTAGAGTTAGCAGGAATTCCTTATTTAGGCTGTGGTCCAGAAGCAAGTACAAATTGTTTCAACAAAATCACGTCTAAATTATGGTATGACACACTATCGATTCCCAACACCCCATACCTGTTTTTAAGCTCTAACGATCCGCAATCATATGACAGAGCCAAAAATGCACTTGAAAAGTGGGGTAGTGTGTTTGTCAAAGCCGCGCGCCAAGGTTCTTCGGTTGGTTGCTATAAAGTGGCTCAGTTAGAACAACTGGAATCATCGATATCTGCAGCATTCGAATACTCAGATCAAGTATTGGTCGAGAAAGCACTTAAACCGAGAGAGCTTGAAGTGGCTGCGTATGAAGTAGATGGTGAACTATTCATTACTAAGCCCGGTGAAATTATCGCTCCAGAAGGTGGTTTCTATACATATGATGAAAAGTACAGTGCTGATAGCCACTCAGTAACGGAAGTTGAAGCAAAGGGTTTAACAAAAGAGCAGCAAGCCGATATAAAAGAATATGCCCATAGAGTTTTTAAACATTTACGGCTAAGACACTTATCGAGAATCGACTTCTTTCTCACTGAAGACGGAGAGATCTTCCTGAATGAAGTCAACACCTTCCCAGGTATGACGCCAATTTCCATGTTTCCTAAAATGCTACAGAACAATGGCCACGATTTTAGCGACTTTCTCACATCGTGTGTAAACAGTAATTAG
- a CDS encoding SPOR domain-containing protein, which produces MKKIAIVGISALLSACSTGTYTVDVSSESYREAYPVAKVDQPVVSQDGMMNGVTEQNVTPTQKTIVPSSSSTAAKTAKAKPAVAIIPPTAKQIAKNPRFGYTIQVVAVGTQTKVDQFARQLPTEGQPIWENYKVVNGTKWYTVLYGDYATRTEAKKAIATLPMEFKNLKPFVKSIDAIKNSEYPTLNKLN; this is translated from the coding sequence ATGAAGAAAATAGCGATAGTCGGAATATCAGCACTCTTGTCAGCATGCTCGACAGGTACGTATACAGTGGATGTTAGCTCAGAAAGTTATCGCGAAGCATACCCAGTGGCAAAAGTTGATCAGCCAGTTGTTTCTCAAGATGGCATGATGAATGGCGTAACGGAGCAAAATGTCACACCAACTCAAAAAACAATTGTTCCTAGTAGTTCGAGTACAGCTGCGAAGACTGCAAAAGCTAAACCAGCGGTGGCAATTATTCCACCAACAGCAAAACAGATAGCCAAGAACCCACGTTTTGGCTACACAATCCAGGTGGTTGCGGTTGGTACACAAACAAAAGTTGATCAGTTTGCACGCCAGCTTCCTACGGAAGGGCAGCCAATCTGGGAGAACTATAAAGTGGTTAACGGCACAAAATGGTATACGGTTCTATATGGCGACTATGCCACTCGAACTGAAGCCAAAAAAGCTATTGCTACGTTGCCAATGGAATTCAAGAATTTGAAGCCATTTGTTAAGAGTATCGACGCAATTAAAAACTCCGAATATCCAACATTAAACAAACTCAACTAA
- a CDS encoding bifunctional acetate--CoA ligase family protein/GNAT family N-acetyltransferase has protein sequence MKNLEYFFKPKSVAVIGASKKMGRPGNIVMNNLLQGSYEGVIIPVTPSYKSVCGVLAYPTIESMPLEPDIAILCTQAARNVDIFEALAKKNCKIVVVLSSDMEDLDKFNIPIQEQCLAIAKKAKMNVLGPNSLGLILPWINLNASFSPIPADKGKIAFVSQSAAVCTTVLDWAKDNQIGFSAVISLGNATDIGFAELLDWLSTDNKTNAIMLHVDSISDARRFLSAARAASRNRRILVLKSGRTRLGQQAVKIHTGGEESLDIIYDSAIRRAGMLRVTTTHDLFAAFETLTHSIPLRGERIAFITNGGGQAIMAVDTLAEHGGKLAPLDTPLINELSEFLPNCWSHANPIDIAGDADIHRYTQTLTAVMNSDATDTIVIMHSPSSIAPGIETAKAVIETIKAHPRKQHFNILTNWCGDYTAKQARTLFSSAGIPTYRTPEAVATAFMHLVSYRRNQKQLMETPSTAQQIKEKELQKAQQWLKNQVEGDNKIHLDTHQIGYFLEHLGFDVLPTWLASNSNEAINVANNIGYPVAVKLRSPDISHKSDVYGVMLNQQNDSEVASAARGIFNRTKRLYPKAKVDGLVIQAMAETTGAEELRVKVKNDSTFGPVILIGQGGSDWDESRDAEAALPPLNTTLARYLVIRAIKTGCIRPQKLIKPIDIKALSQFLVRLSQMVIACPEIFELDIHPLLIRDKDFTIVDARLTVQKSDDDPQKRLAIRPYPVEQEEKVQLRDSTTILLRPVRPEDEPTHAEFINKVSKEDLYKRFFTDVGELNHEALAKLTQIDYDREMAFVAVQGHSNGQHILGVSRASIDPENKVAEFAILIRSDLKRNGLGRILMEKIIHYCQQKGTKQLQGMTMPTNQGMLKLAASLGFELDVSFEDGTADMNLTLNQSTDL, from the coding sequence ATGAAAAATTTAGAATACTTTTTTAAGCCTAAATCTGTTGCTGTAATTGGTGCTTCAAAAAAAATGGGTAGACCTGGAAACATCGTGATGAACAACCTTTTGCAAGGAAGTTATGAAGGTGTCATTATCCCTGTCACTCCATCATATAAATCTGTATGTGGTGTGCTTGCTTACCCAACTATTGAATCCATGCCATTAGAGCCAGATATCGCTATCCTCTGCACCCAAGCTGCTCGTAACGTTGACATTTTTGAAGCACTTGCTAAGAAAAACTGCAAGATTGTAGTTGTGCTTTCTTCTGACATGGAAGATCTAGACAAATTTAACATCCCTATACAAGAACAGTGTTTAGCCATTGCGAAGAAAGCGAAAATGAACGTACTTGGCCCAAATAGTCTTGGACTCATTCTTCCATGGATTAACTTAAACGCTTCCTTCTCTCCTATACCAGCAGACAAAGGCAAAATCGCATTTGTTTCACAATCAGCAGCTGTATGCACTACTGTTTTAGATTGGGCAAAGGACAACCAAATAGGCTTCTCCGCGGTTATTTCTCTTGGTAATGCAACAGATATCGGGTTTGCCGAGCTTCTAGACTGGTTAAGTACCGACAATAAAACCAATGCGATCATGTTACATGTCGATTCAATTAGCGATGCAAGACGCTTTTTATCTGCTGCTCGAGCTGCGTCTCGCAATAGGCGCATACTCGTTCTAAAAAGTGGCCGAACACGATTGGGCCAACAAGCTGTAAAAATACACACAGGAGGAGAAGAGTCATTAGATATTATTTATGACTCAGCTATACGCCGCGCCGGTATGCTACGCGTAACTACGACGCACGACCTATTCGCAGCTTTTGAAACGCTCACACATTCAATCCCTCTACGTGGTGAGCGAATCGCTTTTATTACTAATGGCGGTGGTCAAGCGATAATGGCTGTCGATACGCTTGCGGAACATGGTGGTAAACTTGCACCTCTCGATACACCCCTTATAAATGAGTTGTCCGAGTTTTTGCCAAACTGTTGGAGCCACGCTAATCCAATCGATATCGCTGGAGATGCGGATATTCACCGCTATACTCAAACGCTGACTGCCGTTATGAATAGTGATGCCACAGACACAATTGTCATTATGCATAGCCCTTCTTCAATAGCCCCTGGTATTGAGACGGCCAAAGCAGTGATAGAAACCATAAAAGCCCACCCAAGAAAGCAGCACTTCAACATACTGACAAATTGGTGCGGCGACTATACAGCTAAACAAGCAAGGACTTTGTTTTCATCTGCAGGCATTCCAACCTATCGCACTCCTGAAGCGGTCGCGACAGCATTTATGCACTTAGTGAGTTACAGGCGCAATCAGAAGCAATTGATGGAAACACCTTCAACTGCACAACAAATAAAAGAAAAAGAGCTACAAAAAGCTCAGCAATGGCTCAAAAACCAAGTTGAAGGTGACAACAAAATTCACCTCGATACACATCAAATCGGCTATTTTCTTGAACATTTGGGCTTTGACGTGTTGCCTACTTGGCTAGCTTCCAATTCCAATGAAGCGATTAATGTCGCGAATAACATCGGCTACCCAGTCGCAGTGAAACTACGCTCTCCAGACATCTCCCACAAATCCGACGTTTATGGCGTAATGTTAAACCAGCAGAACGATAGCGAAGTCGCCAGCGCAGCTAGAGGTATTTTCAACCGAACAAAAAGGCTCTACCCCAAAGCAAAAGTTGATGGTTTAGTCATACAAGCAATGGCTGAGACTACAGGGGCTGAAGAGCTAAGAGTCAAAGTCAAAAATGACTCAACATTTGGTCCTGTCATTCTCATCGGCCAGGGTGGATCAGACTGGGATGAATCGCGTGACGCAGAAGCCGCGCTACCGCCACTCAATACTACACTTGCTCGTTACCTAGTTATCCGCGCAATCAAAACGGGCTGTATTCGACCGCAAAAATTAATCAAGCCTATAGACATTAAAGCTTTATCTCAGTTCTTAGTCAGGCTATCTCAGATGGTAATTGCGTGCCCTGAGATCTTTGAGTTAGATATACATCCACTCCTCATTCGTGATAAAGACTTCACCATAGTCGATGCACGCCTGACGGTTCAGAAAAGCGATGACGATCCGCAAAAAAGGCTAGCTATCCGCCCTTACCCTGTTGAGCAAGAAGAGAAAGTTCAGCTTAGAGACAGTACAACTATTTTACTGCGGCCAGTAAGACCAGAAGACGAACCAACACATGCCGAGTTTATTAATAAAGTTTCAAAAGAAGATTTGTACAAACGCTTTTTTACTGATGTTGGAGAACTCAATCACGAAGCACTAGCCAAGTTAACTCAAATTGACTACGACCGAGAAATGGCATTTGTTGCAGTTCAAGGACACTCCAACGGCCAACATATCTTAGGCGTATCCAGGGCGTCTATTGATCCAGAAAACAAAGTCGCTGAGTTCGCTATACTTATCCGCTCTGACTTAAAACGAAATGGATTGGGCCGAATCCTCATGGAAAAGATTATCCATTATTGCCAACAAAAAGGTACTAAGCAGTTGCAAGGTATGACCATGCCGACAAACCAAGGCATGCTCAAACTGGCTGCAAGCCTGGGCTTTGAATTAGATGTTAGCTTTGAAGATGGCACTGCCGACATGAATTTGACGCTAAATCAATCGACAGATCTTTAA